A genomic stretch from Pseudomonas mendocina includes:
- a CDS encoding energy transducer TonB, with protein sequence MISELRRRAYLSAMQVASWLPRVELPFAAPSRPELLQPMPEPQAPVADEPVADPVTASASAGAANDSQASSETPQGRASVIAEVRAKIEPPKPAPALREVAAEQPEESPAKVERVAPVPPPRFALQLMRVGACAVLVELPTGEPLQGRDPAFLLLKDMLRAAGLQDTPKPIGEPVRWPLLARGQLDQGPQAALDYVQTFVTARLEEQEPCVCLWLVGLPAMRFCGDVNEDHYNRELQIEGLGAAWALPGLELLMEEPERKRELWHAMQRVRQRWMSQTE encoded by the coding sequence TTGATCAGCGAATTACGCCGCCGTGCTTACCTCAGCGCCATGCAGGTTGCCAGTTGGCTGCCGCGTGTGGAGCTGCCGTTTGCCGCGCCATCTCGCCCTGAACTGCTGCAACCAATGCCTGAGCCGCAAGCGCCGGTGGCTGATGAGCCGGTTGCTGACCCCGTTACCGCCAGTGCGTCTGCTGGTGCAGCCAACGACAGCCAGGCCAGCAGCGAAACCCCGCAAGGGCGCGCGTCGGTTATCGCTGAGGTGCGGGCCAAGATTGAACCGCCCAAGCCCGCTCCAGCGTTGCGCGAAGTGGCTGCTGAGCAGCCTGAAGAATCGCCTGCAAAAGTTGAGCGTGTCGCACCTGTTCCGCCACCGCGTTTCGCCCTGCAACTGATGCGCGTCGGCGCCTGTGCCGTGTTGGTTGAGTTGCCGACGGGCGAGCCGCTGCAAGGTCGCGATCCTGCCTTCCTGCTGCTTAAGGACATGCTCCGCGCTGCCGGATTACAAGACACCCCGAAGCCCATCGGCGAACCAGTGCGGTGGCCATTGCTGGCGCGTGGTCAGTTGGATCAGGGCCCACAAGCTGCGCTGGACTACGTGCAGACCTTCGTTACGGCGCGACTTGAAGAGCAAGAGCCCTGCGTCTGCCTGTGGCTGGTCGGTCTGCCTGCGATGCGCTTCTGTGGCGATGTAAATGAAGACCACTACAACCGTGAGTTGCAGATCGAAGGTCTGGGCGCTGCCTGGGCACTGCCGGGTCTGGAACTGCTGATGGAAGAACCTGAGCGTAAGCGCGAGCTGTGGCATGCCATGCAGCGTGTGCGTCAGCGCTGGATGAGCCAAACCGAATGA
- the rimI gene encoding ribosomal protein S18-alanine N-acetyltransferase has protein sequence MSDAISFRPMTEADLDAVLKIEYAAFSHPWTRGIFTDSLTSYSCWVMFEGSQQVGHGVIQVIMDEAHLLNITVKVESQGRGLGYKLLEHLMNEAKAQGAKDCFLEVRDSNQTAYRLYERYGFNEVGRRRGYYPAVGGREDALVMVCPLFD, from the coding sequence ATGAGTGATGCAATCAGTTTCCGCCCCATGACCGAGGCGGATCTAGACGCTGTACTGAAGATCGAATACGCCGCTTTCAGCCACCCGTGGACCCGAGGCATCTTCACTGACAGCCTCACCTCATACAGCTGCTGGGTGATGTTTGAAGGCAGTCAGCAAGTAGGTCACGGCGTGATTCAAGTGATTATGGATGAAGCTCATCTGCTCAACATCACGGTGAAAGTCGAAAGCCAGGGCCGCGGCTTGGGTTACAAGTTGCTTGAACACCTGATGAATGAAGCCAAAGCGCAAGGGGCTAAAGACTGCTTCCTTGAGGTTCGTGACAGCAATCAGACGGCCTACCGCTTGTATGAGCGCTATGGCTTTAACGAAGTCGGTCGTCGTCGCGGTTATTACCCTGCGGTCGGCGGCCGTGAAGATGCGCTGGTGATGGTCTGCCCGCTGTTTGATTGA
- the can gene encoding carbonate dehydratase: MSDLQHLFDNNARWAESIKEEDPDFFTKLAQQQVPEYLWIGCSDARVPANEIVGLLPGDLFVHRNVANVVLHTDLNCLSVIQYAVDALKVKHILVTGHYGCGGVRASMQNNQLGLIDGWLRSIRDLAYEHRDHLATFATEEERVDRLCELNVIQQVANVSHTSIVQNAWHRGQDLSIHGCIYGIKDGRWKNLNVTVSGIEQLPAQYRLLPQ, from the coding sequence ATGAGCGATCTGCAACACCTGTTCGACAATAACGCACGCTGGGCTGAGTCGATCAAAGAGGAAGATCCTGACTTCTTCACCAAGCTCGCTCAACAGCAAGTCCCGGAGTATTTGTGGATTGGCTGTTCGGATGCCCGTGTTCCTGCGAATGAGATTGTCGGCCTGCTGCCGGGCGATTTATTCGTGCATCGCAACGTTGCTAACGTGGTGCTGCATACCGACCTGAACTGCCTGTCGGTCATTCAGTACGCGGTCGATGCGCTCAAGGTCAAACATATCCTCGTCACCGGTCATTACGGCTGCGGCGGCGTGCGCGCTTCGATGCAGAACAACCAGCTTGGTTTGATTGACGGCTGGCTGCGCAGCATTCGGGATCTGGCCTACGAGCACCGCGATCACTTAGCTACCTTTGCCACCGAAGAAGAGCGCGTTGATCGCCTCTGTGAGCTGAATGTCATCCAGCAGGTGGCTAATGTCAGCCACACCAGCATCGTCCAGAATGCTTGGCATCGTGGCCAGGATCTGTCGATACATGGCTGCATCTACGGGATCAAGGATGGCCGCTGGAAAAACCTCAATGTGACCGTCTCAGGGATCGAGCAACTCCCCGCGCAATACCGCCTATTGCCGCAATAA
- a CDS encoding DMT family transporter has translation MNHSRSLALAGLLVAILCWAGNSLVARAFAADIPPLTLAFWRWVLAFLLLFPFVALPVWNNREHIKNAGWRLLVIAVLGITGYNSFLYSAAHTTAAINITLVNTCIPLMTFIAAGLLLKEWPARHAWLGMAVAVGGLLVLISKGDPQMLLGLSFAPGDLIMLIAVADWALYSVLLRRWSTFFQPIPPLALLGVSIGLGVVCLLPLYLYEYSQGARLTVTLPNLSAIAYTAVFASLVSYLAWNHGVKVLGAAAASMTSYLMPVFTAILGWVLLNEHLQSFHWIGGGLIFGGLLLATRKVVDSGR, from the coding sequence ATGAATCATTCACGCTCGCTGGCGCTGGCGGGCCTGTTGGTCGCCATTCTGTGTTGGGCGGGTAACTCTCTGGTTGCCCGTGCCTTTGCTGCCGATATCCCGCCGCTGACATTGGCCTTTTGGCGTTGGGTGTTGGCATTCCTCCTGCTGTTTCCGTTTGTGGCATTGCCGGTGTGGAACAACCGTGAACATATCAAGAACGCAGGCTGGCGGTTGTTGGTTATCGCTGTACTGGGCATTACAGGTTACAACTCGTTTCTGTACAGCGCGGCGCATACCACTGCGGCGATCAATATCACCCTGGTTAACACCTGTATCCCGCTGATGACCTTTATTGCCGCTGGCTTGCTGCTCAAGGAATGGCCTGCTCGCCATGCCTGGCTGGGCATGGCGGTGGCGGTCGGCGGGCTGCTGGTGCTGATCAGTAAAGGCGATCCGCAGATGCTGTTGGGGCTGTCTTTCGCGCCGGGGGATCTGATTATGCTGATCGCCGTTGCAGACTGGGCCCTGTATTCAGTGCTGCTGCGGCGCTGGTCGACATTCTTTCAGCCGATACCGCCACTGGCGCTGCTGGGGGTGAGCATTGGTTTGGGGGTGGTGTGTCTGCTGCCGCTGTACCTCTATGAGTACAGCCAGGGCGCACGTTTGACGGTCACGTTGCCGAACCTCAGTGCTATTGCTTACACGGCAGTGTTTGCATCACTGGTGTCCTACTTGGCCTGGAACCATGGGGTGAAGGTGCTGGGGGCTGCAGCCGCCTCTATGACCAGCTACCTGATGCCTGTCTTCACTGCCATTCTCGGCTGGGTTCTGCTGAATGAGCATTTGCAGAGTTTCCATTGGATTGGTGGCGGTCTGATCTTTGGCGGCCTGCTGCTGGCAACGCGTAAGGTCGTTGATTCAGGTCGATAA
- a CDS encoding Lrp/AsnC family transcriptional regulator codes for MQLDTIDLRILLYLQRNARITNQELAEKVALSPSACLRRLRLLEEQNFILAYRPVLNAELLGIGLEALVHVSMGKIDTDWHERFVEQVSNWPEVTKASVVTGHSNYVLWVKARNLKHFSDFIVNSLNHARGITDIRSEIILQTIKDSDGSLELFDRR; via the coding sequence ATGCAACTAGACACCATCGACTTACGCATATTGCTTTACCTCCAACGCAACGCTCGCATCACTAACCAAGAGCTTGCAGAAAAGGTCGCCCTCTCTCCATCGGCTTGCCTGCGTAGACTTCGACTGCTCGAAGAGCAAAATTTCATACTGGCGTACCGCCCGGTTTTGAATGCTGAGTTACTGGGCATAGGGCTCGAGGCCTTGGTTCACGTTTCGATGGGAAAAATTGATACTGACTGGCATGAGCGGTTCGTAGAGCAAGTCAGCAACTGGCCAGAAGTAACCAAAGCCAGTGTAGTGACCGGCCATAGCAATTACGTGCTGTGGGTGAAAGCCCGTAATCTGAAACACTTCTCTGATTTCATTGTAAATAGCCTTAACCATGCCCGCGGCATCACGGATATCCGCTCTGAAATCATCCTTCAAACGATAAAAGACAGTGATGGTTCACTTGAGCTCTTCGACAGGCGCTGA
- the kynU gene encoding kynureninase gives MSTREQCLELDAQDPLASLRNEFSLPEKLIYLDGNSLGVCPNAALERVHQVVKVEWAEGLVTSWNSAGWRALPERLGNRLASLIGAGENEVVITDTTSTNLYKVLVAALRVQAQRAPERKVILTERNNFPTDIYIAEGLAELLDQGYSVRLVDSPDELQRAVGDDTAVVMITQVNYKTGYLHNMSELTRLCHEKGALTIWDLCHSVGALPIDLKAAGADYAIGCTYKYLNGGPGAPAFVWVSPALRDMTWQPLSGWWGHARQFQMESHYEPAPGISRYLCGTQPMISMAMVECGLDVFHKTSMQALREKSLALTDLFIKQVEARCSSHPLTLITPREHIYRGSHVSFEHPHGYSVIQALIERGVVGDYREPHIMRFGFTPLYSRFVDAWDAAEILGQVLDSGLWRDERFMTRKQVT, from the coding sequence ATGAGTACACGAGAGCAGTGTCTTGAGCTTGATGCCCAAGATCCCTTGGCCTCACTGCGTAACGAATTTTCTTTACCTGAGAAATTGATATACCTAGACGGTAATTCTCTTGGCGTTTGTCCGAACGCTGCTTTGGAACGGGTCCATCAAGTTGTAAAAGTTGAATGGGCAGAAGGGTTGGTGACTAGCTGGAACAGTGCTGGCTGGAGGGCATTACCAGAGCGGTTGGGTAATCGCCTGGCGAGTCTGATTGGGGCCGGTGAGAATGAAGTCGTTATCACAGATACGACCTCCACTAATCTCTACAAGGTTCTCGTAGCAGCCTTGCGTGTACAAGCCCAACGGGCACCTGAACGTAAAGTGATCCTTACAGAAAGAAATAACTTTCCTACGGATATATATATTGCCGAGGGGCTTGCCGAGCTGTTGGATCAAGGATACAGCGTACGTTTGGTAGATAGTCCTGATGAGTTACAGCGCGCTGTAGGTGATGACACTGCCGTAGTGATGATCACACAAGTCAATTACAAAACAGGCTATTTGCACAATATGTCTGAGTTGACTCGTCTGTGCCATGAGAAGGGCGCTCTGACCATTTGGGATTTGTGTCATTCGGTAGGTGCGCTCCCCATTGATTTGAAAGCAGCTGGGGCTGATTACGCTATCGGCTGCACATATAAGTACCTCAACGGTGGTCCTGGTGCTCCAGCATTTGTCTGGGTTTCACCTGCGCTCAGGGATATGACTTGGCAACCCCTTTCCGGTTGGTGGGGGCATGCGCGGCAATTTCAGATGGAGTCACATTACGAGCCGGCTCCGGGCATCTCTCGGTATCTCTGCGGCACGCAACCGATGATCTCGATGGCAATGGTTGAGTGTGGTCTGGATGTATTTCACAAGACCAGCATGCAAGCTCTTCGTGAGAAGTCTCTGGCTCTAACTGATCTCTTTATTAAGCAGGTTGAGGCCCGTTGCTCATCACATCCACTGACGTTGATAACACCGCGTGAGCATATTTATCGCGGCAGCCACGTGAGTTTTGAACACCCACATGGTTATTCCGTTATTCAGGCTTTGATAGAGCGCGGTGTGGTCGGTGACTACCGCGAGCCACACATCATGCGCTTTGGCTTCACGCCTCTTTATAGCCGTTTTGTTGATGCTTGGGATGCTGCAGAAATCCTTGGGCAGGTTCTTGATTCGGGTCTATGGCGAGACGAGCGTTTTATGACTCGTAAACAGGTGACCTGA
- a CDS encoding amino acid permease: MQNNKDFTAITAREQGLKRHLTSAQMSMIAIGGAIGTGLFMGSSYAIGFAGPGVLLSYAIGALIAMLLMGCLAEMTIAHPTSGSFGAYAEFYISPLAGFLVRYAYWAAIVLAIGTEVTAISLYMKYWFPQVAGWVWILLFSSLLIATNAISVKAFGHFEYVFSAVKIGAILGFIILGSWLVFGADNPAYGFHNYTEHGGLFPHGLSGVWIALIIALFSYFSIEMIAVAAGEAEDPENAVRKAFRVTMVRLLFFYLLTLMLILAMIPWNLVGAGGESPFVRAMQQVGIPGASGVINFVVLVAALSAMNSQLYTTTRMMFSLSRAGHAPRMVGRLSRSGVPLNALALSCTGVVLAMLISLMFPEQSFMLMMSISIFGCLFAWMMIFLTHYRFRRHHQRNGLPLKFRMWGYPWGTLFGLAMIVAILLATVFTPDFRMTMVFGVPFMLLLVLAYKFLVKPLRVVGG, translated from the coding sequence ATGCAAAATAATAAGGACTTTACCGCTATCACGGCGCGTGAACAGGGACTCAAACGGCATTTGACGTCCGCCCAGATGAGTATGATTGCTATCGGTGGCGCTATTGGCACCGGCCTTTTTATGGGCAGTAGTTACGCCATAGGCTTTGCGGGCCCCGGTGTGCTGCTCAGCTATGCAATCGGAGCACTCATCGCCATGCTGCTGATGGGGTGTTTGGCTGAAATGACCATCGCTCATCCGACTTCGGGCTCATTTGGGGCATATGCGGAATTTTATATAAGCCCCTTGGCCGGTTTTCTGGTTCGCTATGCGTACTGGGCGGCTATCGTTTTGGCCATAGGCACCGAAGTTACAGCGATATCTCTTTACATGAAGTACTGGTTTCCTCAGGTGGCTGGTTGGGTTTGGATTCTGCTCTTCTCTTCTTTGCTTATCGCTACGAACGCCATTAGTGTGAAGGCTTTCGGGCACTTTGAGTATGTCTTTTCTGCCGTGAAAATTGGCGCCATTCTGGGGTTTATTATTCTCGGAAGTTGGCTGGTTTTTGGGGCGGATAATCCAGCGTATGGGTTCCACAACTACACGGAACATGGTGGTTTGTTTCCCCATGGATTGTCCGGGGTGTGGATTGCCTTAATTATTGCCCTGTTTAGTTACTTCAGCATTGAAATGATCGCAGTAGCTGCTGGGGAAGCTGAGGATCCTGAAAATGCTGTAAGAAAAGCTTTTCGCGTGACGATGGTACGTTTGCTGTTTTTTTACCTTCTGACATTGATGCTTATTCTTGCCATGATTCCTTGGAACTTAGTTGGTGCTGGCGGTGAAAGTCCCTTTGTTAGGGCGATGCAGCAAGTTGGTATACCTGGCGCCTCGGGAGTGATCAACTTTGTTGTCTTAGTGGCGGCCTTGTCAGCCATGAACAGCCAGCTCTATACCACAACTCGGATGATGTTCAGCCTTTCGCGGGCAGGGCATGCGCCCCGCATGGTGGGGCGACTGAGCCGCTCTGGCGTACCTTTAAACGCATTAGCGTTATCCTGTACGGGTGTGGTTCTGGCGATGCTCATCAGCCTGATGTTTCCCGAGCAATCCTTCATGTTGATGATGTCGATCTCGATTTTCGGGTGCTTATTCGCATGGATGATGATCTTTTTGACTCACTATCGTTTTCGAAGACATCACCAACGTAATGGATTGCCATTGAAGTTTCGTATGTGGGGGTATCCTTGGGGGACATTGTTCGGCCTAGCAATGATTGTGGCGATTCTGTTGGCGACAGTGTTTACACCAGATTTCCGAATGACAATGGTGTTTGGCGTCCCATTTATGTTGTTGTTGGTTCTGGCATATAAGTTTCTTGTTAAACCTTTGCGAGTTGTTGGGGGGTAA
- the antB gene encoding anthranilate 1,2-dioxygenase small subunit, with amino-acid sequence MNAQLQYEIEQFLYRKAELCDAQNWDEYLDLFDEQCEFHLPQWDSEHEYTTDPRRGMSLIYYSNRSGLEDRVFRIRTGKAASTIPMPRTLHQISNVRLSERSDGQLEAKVYWQTLYYRMGQADTFFGYATYHLRPIDGHWKITRKHIVLLNDTINSVLDFYHV; translated from the coding sequence ATGAATGCGCAACTTCAGTACGAAATTGAACAGTTCCTCTACCGCAAAGCTGAGCTGTGCGATGCACAGAACTGGGATGAGTATCTGGATCTGTTCGACGAGCAGTGTGAGTTTCACCTGCCGCAATGGGACTCAGAGCACGAGTACACCACCGACCCACGTCGCGGCATGTCACTGATCTACTACAGCAATCGCTCCGGCCTTGAAGATCGCGTGTTCCGTATCCGTACCGGCAAAGCCGCATCGACCATCCCGATGCCACGCACGCTACACCAGATCAGCAATGTCCGCCTGAGTGAACGCAGCGACGGGCAGCTGGAAGCCAAGGTGTACTGGCAAACGCTTTACTACCGGATGGGCCAGGCAGATACCTTTTTTGGCTATGCCACGTACCACCTGCGCCCTATAGACGGACACTGGAAAATCACCCGCAAGCATATCGTCCTGCTGAACGACACTATTAATTCGGTGCTGGACTTTTACCACGTGTAA